The following are encoded together in the Citrobacter arsenatis genome:
- a CDS encoding host specificity protein J, producing MATAIAIQGRKGGSSSSRTPTEQLDDLQSVAKAKILVALGEGEFAGQLTAKDIYLDGTALENADGSQNFSGVTWEFRAGTQAQKYIQGIPGTENEINVGTEISSATAWARTFTNTQLSAVRLRLKWPSLFKQEDDGDLVGYSVNYAIDLQTDGGTWQTVLNTSVTGKTTSGYERSHRIDLPQAGSTWTIRLRKITSDANSAKIGDTMTLQSFTEVIDAKFRYPNTALLYIEFDSSQFNGSIPQISCEPRGRVIRVPDIYDPETRTYSGTWAGTFKWAWTDNPAWIFYDLVVSDRFGLGERFTTANIDKWTLYQVAQYCDQMVPDGKGGSGTEPRYTCNVYIQERNDAYTVLRDFAAIFRGMTYWGDDQIVALADMPRDVDFTYTHANVIDGRFTYSSSTTKNRYTNALVSWSDPDNAYSDAMEPVFEQALVARYGFNQLEITAIGCTRQSEANRKGRWGILTNNKDRVVTFNVGEDGNIPQPGYVIAVADRNISGRELGGRISAVNGRVLTLDRAPDASAADRMIVNLPSGASQSRTIQSITGNKVTVTTAYSEPPVAEAVWVIESDELYAQQYRVITVTDNNDGTFTIVGANHDPDKFDRIDTGAIIDQRPVSVIPPGKQSPPANIVISSFSVVQQNISVETMRVNWDQAQNAIAYEAQWRRNDGNWVNVPRSSTTSFDVPGIYAGRYLVRVRAINASEISSGWGYSEEKTLTGKVGNPPKPVGFATTPINWGIRLNWGFPANTGDTLKTEIQYTANSDFSNPLLLSDVPYPSAEYTQLGLKAGQEFWYRAQLVDRTGNESGWTDWVRGESNANADDYLGDIADDFLTSADGDRLTSDIDTNLEAALQNALANHAAVEHRWAQYGEVRADILVVKTTIAQVDKAMAEMSTQVQAQFNNVTAALEDKLTAVVDATGASAIYTLKTGVRINGVMYNAGMSIAVLAEAGKPVVTRVGFNANQFVLMSGSGNTQYSPFAVVNGQVFISDAFIQDGSITNAQIGNYIQSNNFVAGSAGWRIDKNGNAELHGKLYADSGAFAFNGVNNTVVINGNGLTVNLTGGGKIVVGRWT from the coding sequence ATGGCAACTGCAATCGCTATACAAGGCCGCAAGGGCGGCAGCTCCAGTTCCCGAACCCCTACCGAACAGCTTGATGATCTGCAATCTGTAGCAAAGGCAAAAATCCTCGTTGCACTGGGAGAAGGCGAATTTGCAGGGCAACTGACGGCGAAAGATATCTATCTGGACGGAACGGCTCTGGAGAATGCTGACGGCTCCCAAAACTTCAGCGGCGTCACGTGGGAATTTCGCGCGGGAACTCAGGCGCAAAAATATATTCAGGGTATACCCGGTACCGAAAACGAAATCAATGTGGGAACCGAGATATCAAGCGCAACAGCGTGGGCGCGCACGTTCACCAATACGCAGCTTTCAGCTGTTCGTCTGCGTCTGAAATGGCCCTCGCTTTTCAAACAGGAGGACGACGGCGATCTGGTCGGTTACTCGGTTAATTATGCGATTGACCTGCAGACGGACGGCGGCACATGGCAGACGGTACTCAATACCAGCGTGACCGGCAAGACGACATCAGGTTACGAGCGTAGCCACCGTATCGATTTACCTCAGGCTGGCAGCACTTGGACAATCCGACTGCGTAAGATTACCTCTGATGCAAACAGCGCGAAGATCGGCGACACGATGACGCTGCAGAGCTTCACGGAGGTGATTGACGCCAAATTTCGCTATCCAAACACTGCGCTGCTCTACATCGAATTCGATTCCAGCCAGTTTAACGGCTCTATCCCGCAGATCTCCTGCGAGCCTCGCGGCCGCGTTATCCGCGTTCCAGATATTTACGACCCCGAAACCCGCACTTATAGCGGAACGTGGGCTGGGACATTTAAATGGGCCTGGACCGATAACCCTGCATGGATTTTCTACGATCTGGTGGTTAGCGACCGTTTCGGACTTGGGGAACGTTTTACAACGGCCAACATAGATAAATGGACGCTCTACCAGGTTGCACAGTATTGCGATCAAATGGTACCGGATGGCAAAGGCGGAAGTGGTACCGAACCACGTTATACCTGCAACGTGTACATTCAGGAACGCAACGACGCTTATACGGTCCTGCGTGATTTTGCTGCAATCTTCCGCGGGATGACCTATTGGGGCGACGACCAGATTGTGGCACTGGCGGATATGCCGAGAGATGTTGATTTTACATACACGCATGCGAACGTTATTGATGGGCGCTTTACCTATTCCAGCAGCACCACAAAGAACCGTTACACCAATGCGCTGGTGTCCTGGTCTGATCCTGATAACGCTTATTCTGATGCGATGGAGCCTGTTTTTGAGCAGGCGCTGGTTGCGCGTTATGGGTTTAATCAACTTGAGATAACTGCGATCGGTTGTACCCGTCAGTCGGAAGCGAATCGGAAAGGGCGATGGGGGATTCTAACCAACAACAAAGATCGCGTTGTTACTTTCAATGTAGGGGAAGATGGCAACATTCCACAGCCTGGCTATGTAATTGCTGTAGCGGACCGAAATATCTCTGGGCGCGAACTGGGAGGCCGTATCTCTGCAGTGAATGGTCGCGTGCTGACGCTAGACAGGGCGCCGGATGCTTCGGCAGCCGACAGAATGATTGTCAATCTTCCATCGGGTGCTTCGCAGTCACGCACCATTCAGTCGATAACGGGCAATAAAGTGACCGTTACGACCGCTTACAGCGAACCGCCTGTGGCTGAGGCAGTATGGGTCATTGAGTCTGATGAGCTCTACGCACAGCAGTATCGCGTTATTACGGTAACTGATAATAATGACGGCACGTTCACAATTGTCGGTGCAAATCACGATCCGGATAAATTCGATCGCATTGATACCGGAGCCATCATTGACCAGCGGCCGGTGAGTGTGATCCCGCCGGGTAAGCAGTCGCCGCCAGCCAACATCGTGATCAGTTCGTTTTCAGTGGTTCAGCAGAATATCAGCGTCGAAACCATGCGGGTGAACTGGGACCAGGCGCAGAACGCTATAGCCTATGAGGCTCAGTGGCGCCGTAATGATGGTAACTGGGTAAACGTACCGCGCAGCTCCACCACGTCATTCGACGTTCCGGGTATTTATGCCGGGCGCTACCTCGTGCGTGTGCGCGCCATTAACGCCTCTGAAATATCCTCTGGCTGGGGCTACTCCGAAGAGAAAACGCTGACGGGTAAGGTGGGAAATCCGCCGAAACCTGTCGGCTTTGCGACAACGCCGATCAACTGGGGGATTCGCCTGAACTGGGGATTTCCGGCAAACACCGGGGACACGCTGAAAACGGAAATTCAGTACACCGCGAACAGTGATTTCTCGAATCCTCTTTTGTTGTCGGATGTGCCTTATCCGTCTGCCGAATACACCCAACTGGGACTGAAGGCGGGGCAGGAGTTCTGGTACCGCGCGCAGCTGGTTGACAGAACGGGTAATGAATCAGGCTGGACCGACTGGGTTCGTGGTGAATCTAATGCGAATGCTGACGACTACCTGGGCGATATTGCTGATGACTTCCTGACGTCTGCCGACGGTGATCGCCTGACAAGCGACATTGATACCAATCTTGAAGCCGCATTGCAGAATGCGCTGGCCAACCATGCAGCCGTGGAACACCGGTGGGCGCAGTACGGTGAAGTACGCGCGGATATTCTGGTGGTTAAAACGACCATTGCACAGGTCGATAAGGCCATGGCTGAAATGTCCACGCAGGTGCAGGCGCAGTTCAATAATGTAACTGCTGCACTGGAGGACAAGCTTACTGCCGTGGTTGATGCCACCGGAGCCTCTGCGATTTACACCCTCAAAACCGGAGTCCGGATTAACGGCGTCATGTATAACGCCGGGATGTCGATTGCGGTGCTGGCGGAAGCGGGTAAGCCGGTAGTCACCCGCGTCGGGTTTAATGCCAATCAGTTTGTCCTGATGAGTGGCAGTGGCAATACGCAATATTCTCCATTCGCTGTGGTCAATGGTCAGGTGTTCATCAGCGATGCTTTTATTCAGGATGGCAGCATTACCAATGCCCAAATTGGTAATTATATCCAGTCGAATAACTTCGTTGCGGGTTCTGCGGGCTGGCGTATTGATAAAAATGGAAACGCAGAATTGCATGGGAAGCTCTACGCCGACAGTGGAGCGTTTGCATTTAACGGCGTTAATAACACTGTCGTCATCAACGGAAACGGACTGACTGTTAATCTGACTGGCGGCGGCAAAATTGTTGTCGGAAGGTGGACATAA
- a CDS encoding HNH endonuclease, whose product MAVVPRQNAPSKKKIWQYWIDNGIQRGLDDTRYDNACDLNVCVCCGRESSKLERAHIIPHSLGGSNDVSNYILLCNKCHRESPDIANESALIEWMNEQPSEMESMLRLIQQEMDKYNKETQMTINEILIKEIFSELFKKAGAHGGRISDATKVYIVREALKKIFSQATL is encoded by the coding sequence ATGGCAGTAGTTCCTAGACAAAACGCACCAAGTAAAAAAAAGATCTGGCAGTACTGGATTGACAATGGAATTCAAAGAGGTTTGGATGATACGCGCTATGATAATGCGTGTGATCTCAATGTATGTGTCTGCTGTGGCCGCGAATCCTCAAAATTGGAGAGGGCGCATATTATCCCTCACTCACTAGGCGGAAGTAATGATGTCTCAAATTATATTCTGCTATGCAATAAATGTCATAGAGAAAGCCCAGATATTGCTAATGAATCTGCGCTTATTGAATGGATGAATGAGCAACCTAGTGAAATGGAAAGCATGTTAAGACTAATCCAACAGGAAATGGATAAATATAATAAAGAAACTCAAATGACAATTAATGAAATTCTTATCAAAGAAATTTTCAGTGAGTTGTTCAAAAAGGCAGGAGCACATGGTGGTAGAATTTCTGATGCAACCAAGGTGTATATTGTTAGGGAAGCTTTGAAAAAAATATTTAGTCAGGCCACTTTATAA
- a CDS encoding tail fiber domain-containing protein has product MSAGTLSLTNNSAAVSGSGTVFTTELADGDFIVVTVGGIPYTLPVKTVNSNASLTLVSNFTGPTQSGAAWYAVPRVALNMVTAALVTQSAEALRGLNYDKQNWQLVYSATGTITVKLPDGTSFTGPSWKYLAENVVNKSSSNTFSDENIFTKAGACITLQNTLSNTSYIRFRDATNNVDLAFLGRGTANSDVVSLYGLKGNNSFDLRGDGTNYIRGATTFNAQITADGGMVARGGGATIKTQGSQAAGSYIRFEDASGNQYGFVGNPSNTPGALSFYNFSNNNSFELRQDGTNFVRGNTTFNGNVTCVSLTQTSDRDLKKMIEPIEDPLEKISLLTGVTFRWKDNEYPSAGVIAQDVMSVLPEVIACAEDDDGNRHLAVEYSGLVGLCIEAIKAQQKQIESLKVLIEGSANRNGT; this is encoded by the coding sequence ATGTCTGCAGGAACACTCTCCCTGACGAATAACTCTGCAGCTGTATCCGGCAGCGGCACTGTTTTTACAACGGAACTGGCAGACGGTGACTTTATTGTTGTTACGGTCGGCGGCATTCCCTATACGCTCCCGGTGAAAACAGTCAATAGCAATGCTTCACTGACGCTGGTGAGTAATTTCACCGGACCAACTCAGTCAGGTGCAGCCTGGTATGCCGTCCCGCGTGTAGCACTGAATATGGTTACCGCCGCGCTGGTGACTCAGAGTGCGGAAGCACTGCGTGGACTGAATTATGACAAACAGAACTGGCAGCTTGTCTACAGTGCAACGGGCACAATTACCGTTAAGCTTCCTGACGGCACATCATTCACAGGCCCGTCCTGGAAATATCTCGCGGAAAACGTTGTTAACAAAAGCTCATCGAATACCTTTTCAGATGAAAACATATTCACTAAAGCAGGGGCTTGTATAACGCTACAAAACACCCTGTCAAATACAAGCTATATCCGGTTCAGGGATGCAACAAACAATGTCGATCTGGCTTTTTTAGGCCGTGGAACGGCAAACAGTGATGTTGTATCTCTTTACGGGCTTAAGGGTAATAACAGCTTTGACCTGAGAGGTGATGGCACCAACTACATCAGAGGAGCAACGACGTTCAATGCCCAGATAACGGCAGATGGCGGAATGGTTGCGCGCGGTGGTGGGGCAACGATAAAAACACAGGGGAGTCAGGCCGCCGGCTCCTATATCCGGTTTGAAGATGCGTCCGGTAATCAGTACGGATTTGTTGGTAATCCGTCGAATACTCCCGGGGCGTTATCGTTCTATAATTTTTCCAATAACAACAGTTTCGAACTGCGACAGGATGGTACGAACTTTGTGCGCGGGAATACAACGTTTAACGGAAACGTGACCTGCGTGAGCCTTACGCAAACGTCTGATCGCGACCTGAAGAAAATGATAGAACCCATAGAAGATCCTCTGGAAAAAATCAGTTTGCTGACCGGTGTTACTTTTCGCTGGAAAGATAATGAGTATCCATCTGCCGGGGTAATCGCTCAGGACGTTATGAGTGTGCTTCCTGAGGTGATTGCATGTGCAGAGGATGATGACGGCAACCGGCATCTTGCTGTTGAATATTCAGGGCTTGTTGGGTTATGCATCGAGGCGATTAAGGCCCAACAAAAACAGATAGAATCTTTGAAGGTATTAATCGAAGGCAGCGCTAACAGAAATGGAACGTGA
- a CDS encoding lecithin retinol acyltransferase family protein gives MFTLGAHLSSKRTGYTHHGIYIGSGKVIHYSGLASGLSKGKICETSFEDFNQNQSEVAIIEHLDAKCVYSNVDIVKRAKSRLGEDGYNIFNNNCEHFATWCVTGVSESAQVKTVKTMAVSVGQAGVNAYSYYKITQTAPTVLRTAASMASRQVATRAIASGAMTSGTSALTGISSVASGAGLTTAAFSGGASTIVGLTGASAATVAAAPVVLAAGGVALVGYGVYKVWSWLSD, from the coding sequence ATGTTTACCCTTGGCGCACACCTTTCATCCAAACGTACCGGATATACTCATCATGGTATTTACATTGGGAGTGGTAAAGTTATCCATTATTCAGGTCTGGCAAGTGGGTTAAGCAAAGGTAAAATCTGTGAGACTTCGTTTGAAGACTTCAATCAGAACCAGAGCGAAGTTGCCATTATCGAACATCTGGATGCTAAATGTGTTTACTCCAATGTAGATATTGTGAAAAGGGCTAAATCCAGACTGGGTGAGGATGGATATAATATATTCAACAACAACTGTGAGCATTTTGCGACATGGTGTGTGACTGGCGTTAGTGAAAGCGCTCAGGTCAAAACAGTGAAGACTATGGCAGTATCTGTAGGGCAGGCGGGGGTCAATGCTTACAGCTATTATAAAATAACTCAAACAGCCCCCACGGTATTAAGAACTGCGGCGTCCATGGCAAGCCGTCAGGTTGCTACGCGAGCTATAGCATCAGGGGCAATGACATCCGGTACTTCAGCATTGACCGGTATATCGTCTGTTGCTAGTGGTGCAGGGTTAACTACAGCAGCTTTCTCTGGTGGAGCGAGTACTATTGTTGGCTTAACTGGAGCTTCAGCAGCTACAGTAGCTGCGGCCCCCGTTGTGCTTGCCGCGGGAGGCGTAGCTTTAGTTGGGTATGGTGTATATAAAGTATGGTCATGGCTTAGCGACTAA
- a CDS encoding DUF6453 family protein, which translates to MPEGILIDYNDGRPAMAITAGLRAPSFCTSFSGESSQAMKYPVNTPLVPGSQVIVVPTNPIYIYSFADYDVAIMTGVTRNGNSGVVIGAETIGGMSLFPDWSGYVMELLPAVTYNEGLFVSDSTDFTAISNQSALMTCAWSGRITVNGSASLPVKGIPFGKWNNPNVSVGFDGTNIIVRDISYTGRNDLEGKVTIDLVIFNQTAPVGGDGITMTNAAGQVTFSTRKRPFVYDRQIQITDSFQNIGGGFCQIVYTGAQVRMNGGYGNLRTKGVVMSGGSVRSAYNRVYGNYYSNGWDMTRNRNITMPILILPNMY; encoded by the coding sequence ATGCCGGAAGGTATTCTGATTGATTACAATGATGGGCGTCCTGCGATGGCAATCACAGCGGGGCTGCGTGCCCCCAGTTTTTGTACATCCTTCTCGGGTGAGTCATCCCAGGCAATGAAGTATCCAGTAAATACACCGCTTGTTCCTGGCTCACAGGTTATCGTGGTACCCACTAACCCCATCTACATCTATTCATTCGCTGATTATGATGTGGCCATTATGACTGGCGTCACCAGAAACGGGAATTCAGGGGTAGTCATCGGTGCGGAAACCATTGGTGGGATGAGTCTTTTCCCTGACTGGTCCGGCTATGTCATGGAATTACTGCCCGCGGTGACTTATAACGAAGGGCTGTTTGTCTCAGACTCGACTGACTTTACAGCTATATCCAACCAGTCCGCGCTGATGACCTGTGCTTGGTCCGGGCGCATTACAGTAAACGGCAGTGCGTCTCTTCCGGTAAAGGGTATTCCATTTGGTAAGTGGAACAACCCAAATGTGTCAGTTGGGTTTGATGGTACCAATATTATTGTTCGCGATATTTCCTATACCGGCAGGAATGACCTGGAAGGAAAAGTCACTATTGACCTGGTAATATTCAACCAGACAGCACCTGTCGGGGGCGATGGTATCACGATGACCAATGCAGCCGGGCAGGTGACGTTTTCCACGCGGAAACGCCCCTTTGTGTATGACCGTCAAATCCAGATTACAGATAGCTTTCAAAATATTGGTGGTGGGTTCTGTCAGATAGTTTATACGGGCGCACAAGTGCGTATGAATGGAGGATACGGAAACCTTCGCACTAAAGGTGTGGTGATGTCTGGTGGTAGCGTCAGGTCAGCATATAACAGGGTTTACGGCAATTACTACAGTAATGGCTGGGATATGACCCGGAACAGAAATATCACCATGCCGATTCTTATTCTCCCAAATATGTATTGA
- a CDS encoding C40 family peptidase, producing MRQKTIDAIMAHAAAEYPRECCGVVAQKSRVERYFPCRNLAAAPEVNFILCPEDYAAAEDWGRVVAIAHSHPDATTQPSELDKAQCDATLLPWHIVSWPEGDLRTIQPRGELPLLERPFVLGHFDCWGLVMSYYRQTHGIELHDYRVDYPWWENDYPDNFYQDCWYECGFREFDGPPKPGDMVIMQVQADKWNHAGILLEGNMLLHHLYGHLSQRVPYGGYWRERTMKILRFKDCF from the coding sequence ATGCGTCAGAAAACCATCGATGCGATTATGGCCCATGCTGCAGCTGAGTATCCTCGCGAGTGTTGCGGCGTGGTGGCGCAGAAAAGCCGTGTTGAACGTTATTTCCCGTGTCGGAATCTTGCCGCGGCGCCGGAGGTCAATTTTATACTTTGCCCCGAAGACTATGCAGCTGCTGAGGATTGGGGGAGGGTGGTCGCCATCGCTCACAGTCACCCGGATGCCACGACGCAACCGAGTGAGCTAGATAAAGCGCAATGCGATGCAACGCTTTTGCCGTGGCACATTGTGAGCTGGCCGGAGGGAGATTTACGCACCATCCAGCCACGCGGAGAACTGCCGCTGCTGGAGCGCCCGTTTGTGCTTGGTCACTTCGACTGCTGGGGTCTGGTGATGAGCTATTACCGGCAAACGCACGGGATAGAGCTTCACGATTACCGGGTCGATTATCCCTGGTGGGAAAACGACTATCCGGACAACTTCTATCAGGATTGCTGGTATGAGTGCGGATTCCGTGAATTCGACGGGCCGCCCAAACCAGGCGATATGGTGATCATGCAGGTTCAGGCTGATAAGTGGAATCATGCGGGGATTCTGCTGGAAGGCAACATGCTACTGCATCACCTTTATGGGCATCTGAGCCAGCGCGTACCTTATGGCGGTTACTGGCGTGAGCGCACAATGAAAATACTGCGCTTTAAAGACTGTTTCTGA
- a CDS encoding tail assembly protein codes for MAALLNVDPVRTIRLYGVLGATFGREYRLSVASPKEAIRALCVIVPGFERFLNTSKQRGLTYAVFSDKRNLNNDEIVMDQSSADIRIAPVIVGSKRGGLFQTILGAALVAAAIWMPAVGIAASNIMFQIGGAMALGGIVQMLSPQTTGLASKQSSDNKASYAFGGVTNTTAQGNPVPLLYGRRRIGGAIISAGIYVEDQQ; via the coding sequence ATGGCTGCATTACTCAATGTTGATCCGGTTCGCACAATTCGATTGTACGGCGTGCTGGGCGCCACCTTCGGGCGTGAATATCGTTTATCAGTAGCTTCACCAAAAGAGGCCATCCGCGCATTGTGTGTGATTGTCCCGGGCTTCGAGCGTTTTCTTAATACCAGCAAGCAGCGCGGCCTCACCTATGCCGTGTTCAGCGATAAGCGTAACCTGAACAATGATGAAATCGTCATGGATCAGAGCTCGGCTGATATTCGCATAGCACCAGTTATCGTTGGGAGTAAGCGAGGGGGGCTTTTCCAGACCATCCTCGGCGCTGCGTTAGTCGCGGCGGCAATTTGGATGCCAGCCGTAGGTATTGCTGCGAGTAACATCATGTTCCAGATCGGTGGGGCAATGGCCTTAGGCGGCATTGTGCAGATGCTCTCACCGCAGACAACTGGACTCGCCAGCAAGCAATCGTCGGACAACAAGGCCAGTTATGCCTTTGGTGGAGTCACAAATACAACAGCCCAGGGTAATCCGGTACCACTTCTTTATGGACGCCGGCGAATCGGCGGCGCGATTATTTCTGCCGGGATTTATGTCGAAGATCAGCAATAA